Proteins encoded in a region of the Anopheles aquasalis chromosome 2, idAnoAquaMG_Q_19, whole genome shotgun sequence genome:
- the LOC126572635 gene encoding cell division cycle 7-related protein kinase isoform X2 → MDVTRQRQQQQWSSHQQQPPPHSPPETDNEEDDDEEEEEEEESPRLVVNMPPPPPAAVAVIECDDRQAAKAVSAAAAAPANDDAAAALVGSNSGSVAVADGVQRVQRQAVGDEQERSSSRGTAASGGSSTVQDQIPTIGDRYVIHGKIDRGTFSTVSLATRRDEAHLVREKRRMYAIKLITPTSHPARIERELRCMVQLGGQANVVGVVDAFRHRGSVALVMKYIPHEPFHQYYSQLTPAEVQRYMRNLLLPLERVHKYGVIHRDVKPSNFLHGRRNGDYMLVDFGLAQETSGGEFTLRGSPVAAPAVAPAAVAVAKTDKRKVSIDEPTPPPVPKAAGGREGTGGESSPVVQQAVKRHKPSGGSSTTENNSGMVGAAGTGATFVLRSSQQQQSAKPPLKLANSNAPAPPPLAREATGTGNNLKQQNRQPPSAVAPCGAAAAAAAAAPAAAVRVSGNGFRSCGCCGRPQVCNGCLVRREIYAPRAGTPGYRPPEVLLKFPDQTTAVDIWAVGVIFLSILSTCYPFFGNTDDLTALAQIVSVFGYERVSATARALDRNLLVDDRTKRKKALNLRKLCRHFRAVHRRRERGEVTQGELAAVAEEIGPGLGTPVGEKDEANLCANCDMLLEECVCEQSSPFQPDAISAAADDVVHQEVMEGGNKEPHEEESDEYGVAAYDLLEKLLEIDPSKRISAADALKHPYFQVQY, encoded by the exons atggacgTCACTcgtcagcggcagcagcagcagtggtcgtcgcatcagcaacaaccaccaccgcactcaccaccggaaacggacaatgaagaggatgatgatgaggaggaggaggaggaggaggaatccCCACGTCTGGTAGTCAAtatgcctccaccaccacctgctgctgtcgccgtGATCGAGTGTGATGATCGACAGGCGGCCAAAGCCGtctcagcggcagcagcagcaccagcgaatgatgatg cagcagctgcattagtaggcagcaacagtggcagcgTTGCAGTAGCCGATGGTGTTCAGCGTGTGCAACGACAGGCGGTCGGAGATGAACAGGAACGATCTAGTAGCCGAGGGACGGCCGCCAGCGGAGGCAGCAGTACTGTGCAGGATCAAATTCCtacgatcggcgatcggtaCGTGATCCATGGGAAGATTGACCGTGGTACGTTCAGCACCGTTTCGTTGGCAACGAGGCGCGATGAGGCGCACCTGGTGCGGGAAAAGCGACGCATGTACGCGATCAAGCTGATCACACCGACCAGTCATCCGGCGCGGATCGAGCGTGAGCTACGCTGCATGGTCCAGCTCGGTGGTCAGGCCAACGTGGTCGGTGTGGTGGACGCTTTCCGCCACCGCGGCTCGGTAGCACTGGTGATGAAGTACATTCCACACGAACCGTTCCATCAATACTACTCGCAGCTGACGCCGGCCGAAGTGCAGCGGTACATGCGCAACCTGTTGCTACCGCTCGAGCGGGTGCACAAGTACGGTGTCATCCATCGAGACGTGAAACCGAGCAACTTTCTGCACGGTCGCCGGAACGGTGATTATATGCTGGTCGACTTTGGGCTTGCCCAGGAGACGTCCGGTGGAGAGTTTACGTTGCGTGGTTctccggtagcagcaccagcggtagcaccagcagcagtagcagtagctaAGACTGACAAGCGGAAggtttcgatcgatgaaccaacgccgccaccggttccgAAGGCGGCTGGTGGTAGAGAGGGCACTGGCGGCGAGTCCAGTCCCGTGGTGCAACAGGCCGTGAAGCGGCATAAGCCAAGTGGtggaagcagcaccacggaGAACAACAGCGGTATGGTTGGTGCAGCTGGTACCGGTGCTACGTTCGTCCTCCGtagctcgcagcagcaacaatcggcAAAGCCGCCATTGAAGCTGGCGAATAgcaacgcaccagcaccacctcccctGGCAAGGGAAGCAACTGGTACGGGCAACAATCTTAAGCAACAAAATCGTCAACCGCCGTCGGCCGTTGCGCcatgcggtgctgctgctgctgctgctgcggcagctCCGGCTGCGGCTGTGCGTGTTTCCGGGAATGGTTTCCGATCCTGCGGATGCTGCGGTCGTCCTCAAGTCTGCAATGGATGCTTGGTGAGGCGTGAGATCTACGCACCGCGTGCCGGTACACCCGGCTATCGGCCACCGGAGGTGCTGCTCAAGTTTCCCGATCAAACGACGGCCGTCGACATCTGGGCCGTTGGGGTCATCTTCCTCAGCATCCTCTCCACCTGCTATCCGTTCTTCGGCAATACGGACGATCTGACGGCCCTGGCGCAGATTGTGTCCGTGTTTGGGTACGAGCGGGTCAGTGCCACGGCCCGGGCCCTCGACCGTAACCTGCTGGTGGATGACCGCACAAAACGCAAGAAGGCACTGAATCTGCGCAAGTTGTGCCGCCACTTCCGTGCTGTGCACCGTCGGCGCGAGCGGGGTGAGGTGACACAGGGCGAACTAGCTGCCGTGGCGGAAGAGATCGGTCCCGGACTCGGTACACCGGTCGGGGAGAAGGACGAAGCGAATCTGTGCGCCAACTGCGATATGCTGCTGGAagagtgtgtctgtgagcaGTCGTCACCGTTTCAGCCCGATGCAATCTCCGCTGCAGCCGATGACGTGGTGCACCAAGAGGTGATGGAGGGGGGAAACAAGGAGCCCCATGAAGAGGAAAGCGATGAGTACGGTGTGGCGGCGTACGATTTGCTTGAGAAGCTGCTCGAAATCGATCCCTCCAAGCGCATCAGTGCCGCGGACGCCTTAAAGCATCCCTACTTCCAGGTGCAATACTAA
- the LOC126572635 gene encoding cell division cycle 7-related protein kinase isoform X1 — protein sequence MDVTRQRQQQQWSSHQQQPPPHSPPETDNEEDDDEEEEEEEESPRLVVNMPPPPPAAVAVIECDDRQAAKAVSAAAAAPANDDVAAAALVGSNSGSVAVADGVQRVQRQAVGDEQERSSSRGTAASGGSSTVQDQIPTIGDRYVIHGKIDRGTFSTVSLATRRDEAHLVREKRRMYAIKLITPTSHPARIERELRCMVQLGGQANVVGVVDAFRHRGSVALVMKYIPHEPFHQYYSQLTPAEVQRYMRNLLLPLERVHKYGVIHRDVKPSNFLHGRRNGDYMLVDFGLAQETSGGEFTLRGSPVAAPAVAPAAVAVAKTDKRKVSIDEPTPPPVPKAAGGREGTGGESSPVVQQAVKRHKPSGGSSTTENNSGMVGAAGTGATFVLRSSQQQQSAKPPLKLANSNAPAPPPLAREATGTGNNLKQQNRQPPSAVAPCGAAAAAAAAAPAAAVRVSGNGFRSCGCCGRPQVCNGCLVRREIYAPRAGTPGYRPPEVLLKFPDQTTAVDIWAVGVIFLSILSTCYPFFGNTDDLTALAQIVSVFGYERVSATARALDRNLLVDDRTKRKKALNLRKLCRHFRAVHRRRERGEVTQGELAAVAEEIGPGLGTPVGEKDEANLCANCDMLLEECVCEQSSPFQPDAISAAADDVVHQEVMEGGNKEPHEEESDEYGVAAYDLLEKLLEIDPSKRISAADALKHPYFQVQY from the exons atggacgTCACTcgtcagcggcagcagcagcagtggtcgtcgcatcagcaacaaccaccaccgcactcaccaccggaaacggacaatgaagaggatgatgatgaggaggaggaggaggaggaggaatccCCACGTCTGGTAGTCAAtatgcctccaccaccacctgctgctgtcgccgtGATCGAGTGTGATGATCGACAGGCGGCCAAAGCCGtctcagcggcagcagcagcaccagcgaatgatgatg tagcagcagctgcattagtaggcagcaacagtggcagcgTTGCAGTAGCCGATGGTGTTCAGCGTGTGCAACGACAGGCGGTCGGAGATGAACAGGAACGATCTAGTAGCCGAGGGACGGCCGCCAGCGGAGGCAGCAGTACTGTGCAGGATCAAATTCCtacgatcggcgatcggtaCGTGATCCATGGGAAGATTGACCGTGGTACGTTCAGCACCGTTTCGTTGGCAACGAGGCGCGATGAGGCGCACCTGGTGCGGGAAAAGCGACGCATGTACGCGATCAAGCTGATCACACCGACCAGTCATCCGGCGCGGATCGAGCGTGAGCTACGCTGCATGGTCCAGCTCGGTGGTCAGGCCAACGTGGTCGGTGTGGTGGACGCTTTCCGCCACCGCGGCTCGGTAGCACTGGTGATGAAGTACATTCCACACGAACCGTTCCATCAATACTACTCGCAGCTGACGCCGGCCGAAGTGCAGCGGTACATGCGCAACCTGTTGCTACCGCTCGAGCGGGTGCACAAGTACGGTGTCATCCATCGAGACGTGAAACCGAGCAACTTTCTGCACGGTCGCCGGAACGGTGATTATATGCTGGTCGACTTTGGGCTTGCCCAGGAGACGTCCGGTGGAGAGTTTACGTTGCGTGGTTctccggtagcagcaccagcggtagcaccagcagcagtagcagtagctaAGACTGACAAGCGGAAggtttcgatcgatgaaccaacgccgccaccggttccgAAGGCGGCTGGTGGTAGAGAGGGCACTGGCGGCGAGTCCAGTCCCGTGGTGCAACAGGCCGTGAAGCGGCATAAGCCAAGTGGtggaagcagcaccacggaGAACAACAGCGGTATGGTTGGTGCAGCTGGTACCGGTGCTACGTTCGTCCTCCGtagctcgcagcagcaacaatcggcAAAGCCGCCATTGAAGCTGGCGAATAgcaacgcaccagcaccacctcccctGGCAAGGGAAGCAACTGGTACGGGCAACAATCTTAAGCAACAAAATCGTCAACCGCCGTCGGCCGTTGCGCcatgcggtgctgctgctgctgctgctgcggcagctCCGGCTGCGGCTGTGCGTGTTTCCGGGAATGGTTTCCGATCCTGCGGATGCTGCGGTCGTCCTCAAGTCTGCAATGGATGCTTGGTGAGGCGTGAGATCTACGCACCGCGTGCCGGTACACCCGGCTATCGGCCACCGGAGGTGCTGCTCAAGTTTCCCGATCAAACGACGGCCGTCGACATCTGGGCCGTTGGGGTCATCTTCCTCAGCATCCTCTCCACCTGCTATCCGTTCTTCGGCAATACGGACGATCTGACGGCCCTGGCGCAGATTGTGTCCGTGTTTGGGTACGAGCGGGTCAGTGCCACGGCCCGGGCCCTCGACCGTAACCTGCTGGTGGATGACCGCACAAAACGCAAGAAGGCACTGAATCTGCGCAAGTTGTGCCGCCACTTCCGTGCTGTGCACCGTCGGCGCGAGCGGGGTGAGGTGACACAGGGCGAACTAGCTGCCGTGGCGGAAGAGATCGGTCCCGGACTCGGTACACCGGTCGGGGAGAAGGACGAAGCGAATCTGTGCGCCAACTGCGATATGCTGCTGGAagagtgtgtctgtgagcaGTCGTCACCGTTTCAGCCCGATGCAATCTCCGCTGCAGCCGATGACGTGGTGCACCAAGAGGTGATGGAGGGGGGAAACAAGGAGCCCCATGAAGAGGAAAGCGATGAGTACGGTGTGGCGGCGTACGATTTGCTTGAGAAGCTGCTCGAAATCGATCCCTCCAAGCGCATCAGTGCCGCGGACGCCTTAAAGCATCCCTACTTCCAGGTGCAATACTAA
- the LOC126570903 gene encoding uncharacterized protein LOC126570903 yields MSKKHDASEESHRPSFAGNGNEGGCLKPADVHYWRSRCVALERQVAELKAAAKDAVLVSKKYEELHSAVQVLQERTLRLAMNTKENIYDEVEQEDTSGANFSASEDEWTPEKTKEPAKKPAETKKAKGKPSATAKKPVIPTGPIRVSRRIAAKKGVELPDDMN; encoded by the exons ATGAGCAAAAAACACGACGCATCCGAAGAAAGTCACCGGCCCAGCTTTGCCGGCAACGG AAACGAAGGTGGTTGCTTGAAACCAGCCGATGTGCATTACTGGAGGAGTCGGTGTGTCGCGCTGGAGCGACAGGTGGCCGAATTAAAGGCTGCCGCGAAAGATGCAGTTCTTGTTTCCAAGAAGTATGAAGAACTGCATAGCGCAGTACAGGTCCTCCAGGAAAG aACGCTACGTCTCGCAATGAACACGAAGGAGAACATCTACGACGAAGTAGAACAGGAAGACACTTCGGGTGCCAATTTTTCCGCCAGCGAGGATGAGTGGACTCCGGAGAAAACGAAAGAGCCCGCCAAAAAGCCGGCTGAAACGAAAAAGGCAAAGGGTAAACCGTCCGCGACCGCCAAGAAACC AGTGATTCCCACGGGCCCTATTCGGGTGTCGCGCAGAATAGCGGCAAAGAAAGGTGTCGAGCTGCCTGATGACATGAATTAA